Proteins from one Oryza sativa Japonica Group chromosome 12, ASM3414082v1 genomic window:
- the LOC4352443 gene encoding rapid alkalinization factor, producing MAAAARFLAVLLLVLAVAAASSAAASLAGGGDRHLQLGMLSTGGECRGTVGECLEGGDVDGEEGELGSASGEAHRRVLAGRGYISYQSLRRDSVPCSRRGASYYNCRPGASANPYHRGCSRITRCRG from the coding sequence atggctgCCGCTGCAAGGTTCTTGGCGGTCTTGCTCCTCGTTCTTGCTGTCGCGGCGGCGTcttccgcggcggcgtcgttggctggcggcggcgaccgccacCTGCAGCTGGGGATGCTGTCCACCGGCGGCGAGTGCCGGGGCACGGTGGGGGAGTGCCTTGAGGGGGgagacgtcgacggcgaggagggggagCTCGGGTCGGCGTCCGGCGAGGCGCACCGCCGCGTGCTCGCCGGGAGAGGGTACATCAGCTACCAGTCGCTGCGCCGCGACAGCGTGCCGTGCTCTCGCCGCGGCGCCAGCTACTACAACTGTCGCCCCGGCGCCTCCGCCAACCCCTACCACCGCGGCTGCTCCCGCATCACCCGCTGCCGCGgctga
- the LOC112937380 gene encoding protein RALF-like 1, with the protein MAAAAAVRSVAISLFVVALAVAAFAWSPSSLAGGASHHLRLEEVASAAGAGAAGHGSMSAAAGKDGGASAAAHGSAPAAAGIDKNGYLSFFAAMRRDSVPCTRKGASYYNCVPGAPPSPYNRSCEHITRCHG; encoded by the coding sequence atggctgccgccgccgctgtaaGGTCCGTGGCGATCTCGCTCTtcgtcgtcgccctcgccgtGGCAGCGTTCGCCTGGTCCCCGTCGTCGCTGgcgggcggcgccagccaccacctgcggctggaggaggtggccagcgccgccggcgccggcgcggcggggcaTGGCAGCATGTCGGCGGCCGCCGGGAAGGACGGTGgcgccagcgcggcggcgcatggtagcgcgccggcggccgccgggaTAGACAAGAACGGGTACCTCAGCTTCTTCGCCGCCATGCGCCGCGACAGCGTGCCGTGCACCCGCAAAGGCGCCAGCTACTACAACTGCGTCCCCGGCGCGCCGCCCAGCCCGTACAACCGCAGCTGCGAGCACATCACCCGCTGCCACGGCTGA
- the LOC4352446 gene encoding pollen-specific leucine-rich repeat extensin-like protein 3: MEAAAAAARRLAVAAAAVALLAVTVVTAAALSDAEASYIAGRQLLSLKEGGGNGELPDDFEFDIHVDVTFANDRLRRAYVGLQALRQAIYSDPKNFTGGWVGADVCSYFGITCAAALDDPAVTVVAGVDLNGGDIAGYLPAELGLMTDLALFHVNSNRFCGVIPKSFSRLALLHELDVSNNRLVGGFPEVVLDMAVLKYLDIRFNDFEGELPPQLFDKGLDAIFLNSNRFVGRIPDSIGGSTATVVVLANNHFVGCIPRSVGRMKGTLNELLLLNNRLDGCIPPEIGELADAEVVDVGGNMLVGLLPEELAKMGKLEQLDVSRNLLAGAVPEPVCKLPSLANFSFAYNYFSVEPPACVPAETAMVELDDKGNCLGGGRPEQKTSLECAPLLKRPIDCRTNTCSALPSSSKPAPKKITPTPPTLAPPPLISPKEETPSPSPYIEPPKSSPPPVKFPLPPVPVSYPPPPVKSPPPPAPVSSPPPAPVSSPPPPLKSPPPPAPVSSPPPPVKSPPPPAPVSSPPPPVKSPPPPAPIHSPPPPVKSPPPPAPVYSPPPLVRSPPPPAPVSSPPPPVKSPPPPAPVHSPPPPVKPPPPPAPVHSPPPPVKPPPPPAPVHSPPPPLKSPPPPAPVSSPPPLIKSPPPPAPVISPPPPVKFPPPPAPVSSPPPPVKSPPPPAPVSSPPPPMESPPPPAPVSSPPPPVKSPPPPAPVSSPPPPVHSPPPPSPMISPPPPVHSPPPPVLSPPPPVVPSPPPPAPSLPPPAPEELIILPPILSHSYASPPPPQFEGY, from the coding sequence atggaggccgccgccgccgccgcgcgccgcctcgccgtggccgccgccgccgtcgccctgcTCGCGGTGACCGTGGTCACCGCCGCGGCGCTCTCCGACGCCGAGGCGTCGTACATCGCGGGGCGGCAGCTGCTGTCCCTCAaggagggcggcggcaacggcgagctCCCCGACGACTTCGAGTTCGACATCCACGTCGACGTCACCTTCGCCAacgaccgcctccgccgcgcctacGTCGGCCTGCAGGCGCTCCGGCAGGCGATCTACTCCGACCCCAAGAACTTCACCGGCGGCTGGGTCGGCGCCGATGTCTGCTCCTACTTCGGCATCAcgtgcgcggcggcgctcgACGACCCGGccgtcaccgtcgtcgccggcgtcgacctCAACGGCGGCGACATCGCCGGGTACCTCCCCGCCGAGCTCGGCCTCATGACCGACCTCGCGCTGTTCCACGTCAACTCCAACCGCTTCTGCGGCGTCATCCCCAAGAGCTTCTCGCGGCTGGCGCTGCTGCACGAGCTCGACGTCAGCAACAACCGCCTCGTCGGCGGGTTCCCGGAGGTGGTGCTCGACATGGCCGTGCTCAAGTACCTCGACATCAGGTTCAACGACTTCGAGGGCGAGCTGCCGCCGCAGCTGTTCGACAAGGGCCTCGACGCCATCTTCCTCAACAGCAACCGCTTCGTCGGACGCATCCCGGACAGCatcggcggctcgacggcgacggtggtggtgcTCGCCAACAACCACTTCGTCGGCTGCATCCCGCGCAGCGTCGGGCGGATGAAGGGGACGCTCAACGAGCTCCTGCTCCTCAACAACCGCCTTGACGGGTGCATCCCGCCGGAGAtcggcgagctcgccgacgccgaggtGGTGGACGTCGGCGGGAACATGCTCGTCGGCTTGCTGCCGGAGGAGCTCGCCAAGATGGGCAAGCTCGAGCAGCTCGACGTGTCGAGGAAcctgctcgccggcgccgtgccgGAGCCCGTCTGCAAGCTCCCGTCGCTCGCCAACTTCAGCTTCGCGTACAACTACTTCAGCGTGGAGCCGCCAGCGTGCGTCCCGGCGGAGACCGCCATGGTCGAGCTCGACGACAAGGGCAACTGCCTCGGCGGCGGGCGACCGGAGCAGAAGACGTCGCTCGAGTGCGCGCCCCTGCTCAAGCGCCCCATCGACTGCCGGACGAACACCTGCTCggcgctgccgtcgtcgtcgaagcCGGCTCCGAAGAAGATTACACCCACGCCGCCCACTCTGGCGCCTCCGCCGTTGATCAGCCCAAAGGAGGAGACACCGTCACCATCACCATACATAGAGCCTCCTAAGAGCTCACCTCCACCGGTCAAATTCCCGCTGCCACCGGTACCAGTGAGCTATCCTCCTCCACCAGTGAAatccccaccaccaccggcaccAGTGAGCTCTCCACCGCCAGCACCGGTGAGCTCCCCTCCCCCACCGTTAAAATCCCCACCACCGCCTGCACCGGTGAGCTCTCCACCCCCACCAGTCAAATCCCCTCCACCGCCAGCACCCGTGAGctctccaccgccaccggtAAAATCCCCTCCACCCCCCGCACCAATCCACTCTCCACCGCCACCAGTAAAATCCCCTCCACCCCCCGCACCAGTCTACTCTCCTCCTCCACTAGTAAGATCCCCTCCACCCCCAGCACCTGTGAGctctccaccgccaccggtAAAATCCCCTCCACCACCTGCACCAGTCCActctccaccgccaccggtAAAACCTCCTCCACCCCCAGCACCAGTCcactctccacctccaccagtAAAACCTCCTCCACCCCCAGCACCAGTccactctcctcctccaccattAAAATCCCCACCACCGCCCGCACCGGTGAGCTCTCCACCCCCACTGATAAAatccccaccaccacccgcgCCGGTGATCTCTCCACCGCCACCAGTAAAATTCCCACCGCCCCCGGCACCAGTGagctctccaccaccaccagtaaaatctcctccacctcctgcgCCGGTCAGttctccacctccacctatggaatccccaccaccacctgcaCCAGTAAGCTCACCGCCTCCTCCTGTAAAGTCTCCTCCCCCACCGGCGCCTGTAAGTTCTCCACCTCCACCAGTACATTCACCCCCACCTCCTTCTCCAATGATCTCACCGCCTCCACCAGTACATTCCCCACCACCACCCGTCTTATCCCCACCGCCACCAGTCGTCCCatcgcctccgccaccggcaCCATCGTTGCCTCCTCCAGCCCCTGAGGAGCTAATCATTCTACCGCCGATCTTAAGTCACTCCTAtgcatcaccgccgccgccccaatTTGAAGGATATTAA